Part of the Legionella cardiaca genome, AAGTACTCTACGCGCATAGTTGCAAACAAAATCAGCGTAAACAGGATCCGTTAACATTGGACAATGGCCAAATATCTCATGAAAAATATCTGGTTCCTGGACGTAATCAATTTCTTCTTCACAGCGAATAAAGGTAGCCGCAGGAAAACGTCTTTCCGCCAATAATTGAAAAAACTCACGTGCAGAGATTAATGCAGCAACAGGTGCCACCTCCCAGCCTGTTAATGCTTTGAGATGACGACTAACATCCGGTAATTGTGGAATGCCACTGGGCGATAAACCAAGACTTGATAATCCATGTACGAACTCATCACAGGCCCTGCCTGGAATAATTTTCATCTGACGTTCATAGAGTAATTGCCAAATGCGATGTTCCTCATCGGAATAATTTATCATACCCTGTGCATCGGGTTGATGAGAAACATAACGGCTGACAAATTCCATAAAAACTCCTAGATACTGGTCGATAGTAAATCTGGATCAATTAAATTATAGCGCTTTATAAAACACAAAAAACACCCCAGTTAGTTTAAACATATTTTGCTGGGGGTTAAGAGATCTTCTCTATAATTTTTTATTTATCTGCATCCGGCTGTCGCTGAATACGCGAAATAGGAATAAACGTTTCTGTGCCTTTATCAACAAGACGCTGCGCACCTTTCCAAGCGTGCCCGTAAACAACTTCATAAGTAAGAGGGAACTTACCTTCCTTCGTACACGCTACCTGATAAGCCTTTTCAAAAGCTTGCCAGGAATCCTTTCCGGTTAATCCCCCATTGCGCTTCTCATTAATATTTCGCACCCCTTGTGCTTTTAAATTAAGCAATAATTTCTTTAAATTTTCATAATGTACAGTTATTAACTCCATGTCAACTACAGGATCAAGGAATCGCTCTTTTAAAAGGCAATCACCAACATCATGCATGTCTGCAAATTCATTGGTGTGAGCATGGTTATCTACAACCAACCATGCTTGTTTTAATTCCTTAAACGTATCAGGCCCCAGGGTGGAAAACATAAGACAACCCTGGTTATTCATCACACGGTTAAGTTCGCGAATAACCGTATCCAGGGGCTGTGCCCAATGAATTGTTTGATTAGCAAAAACCAGATCAAAAGTTCCTGTTGCAAAGGGCAATAACGTCATATCACCATTAATCAAAGACCATTTACTGCTACGCCACCACCCTTGTTTTTTTTTCGCTTCAAACAGCATATTTTTGGCCAAATCTAAACCAACGATTTCAGCTTTCGGGTACTTCTTTTTTAATTGCAGAGTAAAAAGCCCTGTTCCACAACCTAAATCAAGAATATAGCGCGGATTGATTTTCAAATAATCCAATCGTTCAAATAAGCGCTGGCCAATTTCATTCTGAATTTTGGCTGCTTGTTCGTATTCGATTGCATGTTTATTAAAGGTGTTGCAAATTTCTACTTTCAGACTCATCATGGAAAAGGAATAGTAAATTACAGGAAATCCAACGTCGTGCGTCACACACTGGCCAGTATAACACAAATGTTACGTTTGCCTTCTGTCTGCGTTATTTGTTATCAATATCACCGCGATCCTTATGCTGCTTGTCGCGCTTGTTTTTCTCTTTTACAGCAACTTGGCCCAGCTTGTAGCTATTGCGCTCTCCCATTATCTGATGACAGTTTTTTAGTCTGTGGTCGCTGCAGCAAAAGCAAACCGGCTTTTGATCGTACATTTACAATGTATCGTTTTGAAGAACCTCTACGAACTTTATTACATGAATATAAATATAATGGGGCACTTTTTCTTCGTGGCTTCCTGGTGAAATTAATGATTGATGCTTTACCTCAAACTGCGCTCAAAACAGAATGCTTGGTCCCTGTACCTCTACATTCTAAAAAACTACAGGAACGTGGATTTAATCAGGCTGCAGAACTTGCCAAGCGACTTGCAAAACATTTACAAATTCCTTACGAGCTTACACTTTGCAAGAAAATTTTACACACGCCCTCACAGATGAGTTTAAACAGGAAAGAACGCCACCGAAACTTACGTCATGCTTTTGAAGTAAAAGCAAACAGCTACCAACATATTACACTAGTAGATGATTTATTAACTACCGGCAATACCGTCAACGAGTTAGCCACACTTTTCAAAAAACAAGGAGTTGCTCACGTTGACGTCTGGTGTTGTGCACGTGCGACTACTTAGAACATGAAAATTAAAGATTAATGGAGATAACGTTGTACGTCATTTAAGATTAGCTGCACAAGTAATATAACGAAAAAAATTACGGCTAATTGATGCAGTAAAACCTCCATCGCGATTGAAACTGGTTTACCGCGTATTTTTTCTATCAGGGCATAAACAATAGACCCTCCGTCAAGGCCTGGAACGGGAAATAAATTCAAGAGTCCTACTGCAAGACTGAAATTAGCAATAAAATACAAAAACACCGGCACCCCCTGAAAGAAAGAGGTTACGGAAGCGCTAAACAAACCAATTGGACCAAGGAGAACAGCAAAAGGAATCATGCCTGTCAGCAATTGTTTTAACATGACTAAAAAGAAGGATAAAAGTTGTAATGACTTCGTTACCGCATGATAAAAAGCTACCCCTACCGATTGGCCTTGCACCCATTCTTTTTCAGTTGAGGATTCTGGTTCAATACCTAGCCCCTGCAACAAGGAACGATCGCCTCTTTTATAGCGCCATTGACTCAAATCCAAATTTATTTTATGTATATTTTCGCTACTGTCTTTTACTAAAGCTGGCACCTCTTTTTTGCCAAGATCCATTATCAAGCGCATTCCGGTTTCTTGCCAGGAATTAACCTCTTGTCCCCCCAAATTAACAAAACGATCGCCTGCTTTAAGCCCCGACTTGGCAGCCAGACTTTCAACTTCTACCGCCTGAACCAGCGCAGGAGTTTGTTGATAACCAATCATAAACATTAAAGTAAATGCCAACCATGCTGTAATTAAATTTGCCAGTGCACCTGAAGCTAAAATTATACAGCGCATCCATACTTGCTTTTTATCAAAACAAAATGCAGATTCTTCAGGAGAAACAGGCTGAATGCGGGAATTAAGCAATTGAACATAGCCTCCTAGGGGCCAAAGAGACCACACCAACTGCAGGCCTGACTTTGTTCTCCAAGTCAGTAAGGGTTTTCCAAAACCGATTGAGATTTTCTGAATTTTTACACCAAAAATTTTTGCTGCAAAGGCATGACCTGCTTCATGAATACCAACAACCAAAATGAGTGTCAGTAGAATTGCAAGCAAGGCCCATAACATTAAACACTCCCTTTAGCGTGTATTATCAACCACCAAATGCAGCATAGGATGTCCTTTTCTGCCACCCAGTTCAAAACCTTTTCTATAAACTTCAAAGGTGCGATAAGCACGAGAAGTTTCGCTGTCTACAAGCTCCACATCATCCCCATTCTCATCTACTAAGGTCACAGTTAGATGCATTTCTCGAAATTGACCAATATTATAACGCTCTTTGAACAGGCGCAGCACAGTTAATAAACTCTCAGCAGCTTCCTCACTATTGTGTTGGCCTTGAAAAATGATATCCATTTGCAAATCCCTATCAGGATAATCTTTCCTGAGCAAAGTGCCTGTGAGTATTAGCGGCTAAAAATAAAAGGACTTGAGTTTTAATAATCATAAAACCACTTAACTCACACTGACTATGATAAATTATGAATCTTTATAACAATTAAAACTAATTTCAGTATAGCTGATGATAGCGATCTGTCTTAATCTGTGCGAGGGATCTGCCCGATATGGTAGTGAATTTTGATAGATGGTTGTCTGTTTGTGCTACATAACAGATTTTTTTGCTTTGTCGGGGGAGTGTTTTTAGTAAATCCTGTAAATTTTAACGTGAATAGTTTACAATTCCATGATTATTTTGCTGCGATTTGAAAAACTTTATGGTGTTTGTTGCCTGCGGACTAAATCATAAAACTGCCCCACTCGATGTGCGTGAAAAAGTTGCGCTGCCTCTTTCTATGCAAGAGGCCTTGCTTCATAATCTCGTGGAGCTGCCTACAGTCAACGAAGCAGCTATTCTATCAACCTGCAATCGTACTGAAATCTATTGCGATACAGATGAACCTGAAAGCCTGGCACCATGGCTTGCTAACCAACATCAATTAGCTCCAGAATTACTTTCACCTTATCTTTACGTTCACCATGGGCATCATGGCATCCGTCATACTTTGCGTGTAGCCAGTGGCCTGGATTCAATGATGCTTGGTGAACCTCAAATTCTCGGGCAAATGAAA contains:
- the phhA gene encoding phenylalanine 4-monooxygenase, encoding MEFVSRYVSHQPDAQGMINYSDEEHRIWQLLYERQMKIIPGRACDEFVHGLSSLGLSPSGIPQLPDVSRHLKALTGWEVAPVAALISAREFFQLLAERRFPAATFIRCEEEIDYVQEPDIFHEIFGHCPMLTDPVYADFVCNYARRVLSLPEEEWPLLQRLFWFTVEFGLIKTSKGLRAYGGGILSSISETPYSVESDVAMRVLFDPVVAFRMPYRIDMLQPVYFVIDDYQMLYDFVEADIVQFIERAKALGEYPPLFPVDKNNPNIHILAC
- the bioC gene encoding malonyl-ACP O-methyltransferase BioC, whose protein sequence is MSLKVEICNTFNKHAIEYEQAAKIQNEIGQRLFERLDYLKINPRYILDLGCGTGLFTLQLKKKYPKAEIVGLDLAKNMLFEAKKKQGWWRSSKWSLINGDMTLLPFATGTFDLVFANQTIHWAQPLDTVIRELNRVMNNQGCLMFSTLGPDTFKELKQAWLVVDNHAHTNEFADMHDVGDCLLKERFLDPVVDMELITVHYENLKKLLLNLKAQGVRNINEKRNGGLTGKDSWQAFEKAYQVACTKEGKFPLTYEVVYGHAWKGAQRLVDKGTETFIPISRIQRQPDADK
- a CDS encoding ComF family protein yields the protein MRHTLASITQMLRLPSVCVICYQYHRDPYAACRACFSLLQQLGPACSYCALPLSDDSFLVCGRCSKSKPAFDRTFTMYRFEEPLRTLLHEYKYNGALFLRGFLVKLMIDALPQTALKTECLVPVPLHSKKLQERGFNQAAELAKRLAKHLQIPYELTLCKKILHTPSQMSLNRKERHRNLRHAFEVKANSYQHITLVDDLLTTGNTVNELATLFKKQGVAHVDVWCCARATT
- a CDS encoding M50 family metallopeptidase, whose translation is MLWALLAILLTLILVVGIHEAGHAFAAKIFGVKIQKISIGFGKPLLTWRTKSGLQLVWSLWPLGGYVQLLNSRIQPVSPEESAFCFDKKQVWMRCIILASGALANLITAWLAFTLMFMIGYQQTPALVQAVEVESLAAKSGLKAGDRFVNLGGQEVNSWQETGMRLIMDLGKKEVPALVKDSSENIHKINLDLSQWRYKRGDRSLLQGLGIEPESSTEKEWVQGQSVGVAFYHAVTKSLQLLSFFLVMLKQLLTGMIPFAVLLGPIGLFSASVTSFFQGVPVFLYFIANFSLAVGLLNLFPVPGLDGGSIVYALIEKIRGKPVSIAMEVLLHQLAVIFFVILLVQLILNDVQRYLH